Genomic segment of Synechococcus sp. A15-28:
GGAGCCCTCATCGACAGCATCGTCGATTCAGCTGAATACCTCGAGGTATTTGGAAGCGATGTTGTGCCTTATGCCCGCTCTTGGAGTTCTCCTGCAGACCTCTCGACTGCTGCATTCCCGATGCTGGCAGCTCTCGAGAAGAGTTTCGCCGGCAGTGATAGTGCCCGTGGAGGAAGCCCAGCGCTAACCAGAAGCCTGGCCTCCGGCATCGCTCCTCGGATCAGCGTCCCGAGTCAGGTCGTGGGCGTGCGTCCCTCCGCAAGCTTCACTTCTGGTCGTTTCAGCAGCAAAGCTCCTGGCATCACCAGTGGTAATGACTCCGCTCCGCTTCGCGGCGACGCATACGTCACCTTCGGTCTTGGTCAGCGTGAGCAGGAAACATTTCAGCGTTGCCCAGGAGACAGCCCGGATCAGCTCAATGCCCTGATTCGCTCTGCATACAAACAGGTCATGGGTAACCCCCACCTGATGGAGTTTGAACGCGCTCTGTCGGCAGAAAGCAAGTTCATTGATGGTTATTTGAGCACCCGTGAATTTGTGCGGGCTGTCGGCCTTTCAGCTGAATACAAGCGGCGATTCTTCGAAACCAACGCTCCTTATCGATTCATCGAGCTGAACTTCAAACATTTCCTCGGTAGAGCCCCACAGTCTCAAGCGGAGATCAGCGAACACACCAAGATCCTCGCCGAAGGTGGTTATGAAGCTGAAATCTGCAGCTACGTCGACAGCGTGGAGTATCAGAGCATCTTTGGTGAAGACACCATTCCATACGCCAGGATCCTTACCGAAAACGGCCGCTCCCAGGTTGCCTTCAATCGACATCTCAGCCTGGCAGAAGGCTTCGCAGCTAGTGACACGGTCCTGAGCAGCTCATCTCTTGTCTCCTCCGTTGCCACGGGAATGGTTCCCAGTGGATGGAGTGCTACGACCACCCGAATTAACCGAACTGGGACACAGTCAGGCGCTCCTGATCCCACGAAGAAGCGCTTCCGGATTGTCGTAGCAACCCAGGCAGCTCGGTCACGTCAGCGCACCGCAGGAAACACTTATCTCGTCTCCGGCAAGGACATGTCCAGCCAAATGAAGTACATCCATGCACGTGGAGGCAAAATTGTCTCCATCACTGAGGTGATGTAAGAGCAGATCTAGTCCTGCCATAGGGGGCCGCCGCCTGAAGCGGCCCTTATAGATTTCAAACCCATTCCAGCATCATGACTGAGCCCACAACTCTTGCTTCACAACCCAACGTTGATACCAGTCATGCTGCTGTGGTCGTTCAACAAACGTATCGCCAGGTCTTCGGAAACCGACACCTGATGGAGCTTGATGTCAATAGCTCCATCGAGGCACTATTCATGAATGGTGATCTCACCGTCCAGGGTTTTGTCATGGCCCTCGCGCAGTCTGACACCTACAAAAAACTGTTCTTTGAGACCAATAGTCCCTATCAGTTTGTTGAACTTAATTTCAAGCACCTTCTTGGCCGACCTCCTCATGATCAGGTCGAGCTAATGAATCACGTGAGACTGCTGCAAGACGAAGGATTTGAAGCCGAGATAGCAAGCTATGTCTACAGCGAAGAATATCTTTCAGCCTTCGGAGTCGATCAGATCCCATACAACCGCGCCTCAGAAAGCATGGTTGGAGGACGAACCCTGAACTACACCCGATCAAGAGTTGTTGATGCAGGTTACGCCGGATACGACAGTGCTGAGCGCCAGTCCAAGTTGCTGCAAAGCCTGTGCTCAGGCAACTCACCAGACGTGGTTGATCGCAAGAGTGTCGGAAACGCCAACTCCTTAACGATCAATTGGACGTCACGCCGCCAGGTTGGAGCCAATCGGCGCGCTGTACAGAAATCGGTGGTCAATCAGACATCCATGTCGGCAACGATTCGCTCGATCCTGTCCCAAGGCGGAAAGATCCTTTCTATTGCGAAGGCTTAATCCTTAGCGCTTTTTCCACAATCCAGACAGGCAAATCAGTCATGATTGCCGAGTGGTCATACAAAGGTGACCCTCAAGAACACATTCACCAGATTCAAATCGGAAACGGTTTTTCCCAATGCCAATTCTTCGCCCATTTTCAAGAGAACAACCGACTCAGAACACAGCTTTTCAGCAATCAGCAGCTTCTGCACCAATGGCCATGTCGATGATGATCGATTCAATGGTTAACATGATGCATAGCAATCGCCAGCCGCTGGATGAGCACAATATTAAAAAGTATGACGATTGAGCAATTTGTTGCTCAAAGTGTGGGTCAATGGCGGTCCATGAGATCTGGCCATTCTCTCGCTTTTCAACAATTTGAAGACGTTCTTAGCGAAGTAAGCATTGAATCCATCGAGAAAGACGATTCTGCTGTTCAAGATTTACTCTCAACCGCAACTTCTCATCAAGGACATAGCTCCGACATAGTCGCGCCATTCAGGATGGAATGGTCAGCTGAAAGTGACTGGGAGCCCGAAGATCCATCTCAAGTTTCATCAGGCTCGTGCCTGATCATCCCACTGAAAAAAAATGATTATTCTGGCATCTTGATCAGAAGTGTGGGGTATGCCGAATCAGAATTAGCAGAGTCGACATACCAGTTCTTAGATGATGGCACATTCTTACTTACAACTCACTATGAACAATCAATAGCAGAGGAAAGAATCTGGTTTGTTTCAGACAATGTTCGGTGCAGATCATCTGTGTTGAAGACATCTGCAGGCTCAGGAGTTCTGCAAACTTCATTTGCCTCTGAAGTCAGACGAGTCAAGGCCTAGATATATACATGAGAAATTATTCAGCGATTGCAGACTTTGCCAAGACTCTTGCAGGCACGTTCGATAACATTAATCAGGCACAAGAAAATCCAAAGGATTTCGCACGAATCAAAATTTTTTTTCGACCATTACCATGGCGCATCTTTAGAGGACCAGGTTTTTATTCTGAGCAATGCTATGACTATGCTCCGTGGGATCCCTACCGGCAAGGGATACATCGGCTAGTACTAGATCAGAACTTGTTTGTAATGGAGAATTTTGCCTTTGATAATCCTCGCCGACTTGCTGGCGCTGGATGTAATCCCGAACTTTTGGACGATCTGCATTCAGAATCATTGAAGAGGCGCTGCGGCTGTGCCATGCATTTCCGATCCATATCTCCTGGACACTACGTTGGCAATGTTGAACCCGGGAAAAGTTGTCTAATTCCAAGGGACGGAAAATTGACTTATCTCGTCAGTGAAGTTGAAGTCAATCAAACCTCCTGGATTAGTCGGGATCGTGGATTTGACCCAGAGAACAATGCGCAAGTCTGGGGATCAGAGCACGGCATGCTGCGATTCAAAAAAATCACAAGTTTTTCAAAGGAAATCACTAACGAGTGGCTCGAGCTTAAAACCTGAACAATGGTTGATTATGATAAACAAATGAAAACGTGGATACGTTCACAACATTTAATCTGTGTTGGAAGTGATTTTATTTTTGAAACTGTTGATCAAACTCAATTAGACAAGTTCGAGACTTGCATTAGAGCCATGGGAGGGAGAATTAGAACTGTAAAAGCCGTTGGAAACTGGCCAATGGGGCCTAGACGATCATTCAAGATCCTGCAAGCAACTGCAAGTGTTCCACGACCCGGCGGCGAGGCTTTAGTGACCTACTGGGCCAAAAAGGGAAGCAAAACAACAAGGTACTCTGAGATATCTTCTTGATAATTGAGGCTCATTCATCAAACCATCCCATCCAGGTATCCTGAGTAAAGTCAGTGTGCTTGCTCCACCTTCTTAATATAGTCAAGGAATCAAATTCATATCCCTTAGATGCAGCGATTGCGATCACATCATCTTGATTGAGAGCTGCCTTAATTTCAGCTTTGAGATCAGGATCCTGACGAACCATTGTAATGAATGATTCCAAAGATAAATCTTGCTTTACGTTAGAGGAGGAATCCGTCATACCAGAGACTGCTCAATAGAGGTAATCTCATTGTAGATCAAACTCCATCCATCAGCATGGCACGCCATAAGGCAACCTTCCGAAATGCCCAGGACCAATGCTCAACAGGTACGACAAGAATCTTTGCCAATTCTGAATCACTCAAAGTCTTACGATCCAAAGAAAGATGTAGCTGCCATTCACTTGGTGAAAAAATAAATCCCTTGGAAGCTGCATAATCAACAATATCCTGGTCAGTCTTACAAGCCTTCAAACCAGTGGCGATTGAATGGTCATACACAACCGCCTGGATAAATTCGTTAATCGGAAGAGTATTCATTCTCAACAACTCTCAATCCACAAAGCAAAGTTGACCCTTGTACAAATCATTTGAAGCACCAATGGCCCCCCAGGACAACGCAGAAGTCGCCATGGAATATTCTTGTCTAGGACACCAGAATCAACGGTGATCTTTGGTGGACTTGTTGCCTGTTCGTAGGGTATCAATGCAGCACCAGTTAATGCTGGTTCAATTGAATCGACGATTGTTTTCAGCTGATCGAGAGTTGTGATCTCGTTTAACTCGGATTGGACTTCCTCCCGTGCTTGAACGGCAGCGACGAATTCAGAGAGCGCTTGCTCACGCTCAGGGGACACAGGCATCGTGTTGCGACGAACCGATCGAATAGTACCAAAAACAAGTCTTTTCATTTTATTACAGCAACGGCAACCTGAGCCGTCGGAACATGGATATGGAGTAAATTTTGAAAAATTTTTTGAATCTTACAAGTGAATATTTCCATGCGCATAAACAAATAATCCTGACGCATACGCTCTAAAATTATTCAGGAAATCGAAGACTGCCTTCATCAATCTCATCAATTCATCCGACCAAATAAAATTATGGCAGAGCGTTTCGACAACTTGGTTGAAGGATTAACAGAAGATCGTGCCATGTCTGTGATTCTGGCCGACCCAGAGACATTGGATCGACCTGTCGACAAATATATGGCTGCGACGAGGTTGGGAGCTAGCGACACTGAGGAATCCCTTGATGTTCTCATTAAGGCAGCAGAATTAAGTCCGGAACATCTGTTTGACCGAATCACACGACGAAAAGCCATTGATGCTCTAGGCCGCAGAAAAAGCACTAGGGCATTACCTACTCTGTTTCGCTCACTGTCTTGCACAGATGAGGCTGCAGTCATTAACGCTGTTGACGCCATCACAAAAATTGGTGCACCACTAACAGAAAGCAATCAGGGAAGCTTGATCAAGGCACTCGATGGGGAAGATATCCAAAAGCGAGCAGTCATCCAGGCCTTTTGCAGGCTGGAAATCAATAAGGCAGAAGAGGCAATACGCCCACTCGCGAACGATCAGAATCCGCTCGTCTGCGGTGCAGCTAAAGCATATTTAGCAAGAGTGCACAAAGAGACCTCCGGTCTAGATGATCTGGTTCCCCAGCTGATCGATCCCATCGCTGGTCGACGCCGATCCGCCGTCATTGACCTTGGCGATGCTGGTGATGTCACAAGATTGGAGGCACTGGTTGCGGCACCTGTGTCCATGTCATTACGGGCAAGAAGCGCTTTCCAGCTCGTCGATCCCAACAAAACATGTCACGTTCCTGATGAATATTCAGAATTAATAACGCAACTTTTGCAAGACAACCCACAACATTTAAAGCTCAGACAAGAGTGGGTCTGCCCTGTTGACGCAATTGAAATCGAAAACAATCTTCAACACCGAGACGAAGCACGTCAATACGGTGGGGCTTTGAGCCTAATGAATATGGACAAACGAAGCAGAATGGAATTAATTAATGAAATTAAACAAAAATTATGGAGCGACTATGTTACTCACTATTACTTAACGTCAGTCATCAGCCTTCAAGGCTTGTCCGAAAGGAGTGACTTGATCTGCCTAGCTCTGGCCGAAACGATCCCTCAGTACACAAAATCGAGGATTGCAGCAGCCTGGGGTTGCCTGAGATTGAGACTGACTGATCAGAAGCCCCTCCTAGAGGAGCTTTCAGTCTCAGCTAACTGGCTACCACTGAAGTGGACCTGCAGGCAGGTACTTAAACAGTTGTCATGATTAGTGTCTTCCTCAGTAACAACCAGGCCAAATGATGTCGTGGTGTTACCGATTTTTCTTTTGTCAACTTGTGTGTCCTGACACGCTTGTCTGGGAGTTAGGCAAGAAAAGCAGGGTTACTGTCCATCTTGATGCGGAATGCATCTCCCCAAACAACGTATTCCCCAACCCATGCTCGACGCATTCTCCAGGGCAGCTGTCTCAGCCGATTCCAGCGGCTCTTTCATCGGCGGCGGCGAACTGGCCTCTCTGAAGTCCTTCATTGCCGATGGCAACAAGCGCCTCGACGCTGTTAACGCCATCACTTCCAACGCTAGCTGCATCGTTTCTGACGCCGTTGCAGGCATCTGCTGCGAGAACACCGGTCTGACCGCCCCCAACGGTGGCGTTTACACCAACCGCAAGATGGCTGCTTGCCTGCGCGATGGTGAGATCGTTCTGCGTTACGTCTCCTACGCCCTGCTGGCTGGTGATGCTTCTGTTCTCCAGGACCGCTGCCTGAACGGACTGCGTGAAACCTACGCTGCACTGGGTGTTCCTACAGGTTCCGCCTCCCGTGCCGTGGCCATCATGAAGGCCGCTGCTGGTGCCCTGATCACCAACACCAACAGCCAGCCCAAAAAGATGCCTGTGACCACTGGAGATTGCTCCAACATCGCCGGCGAAGCTGCCAGCTATTTCGACATGGTGATCAGCGCTATCAGCTGAGCCAGAGATTGAATTTCTGCACATCTGAACACCCCCCTTTTTCATCATGAAGTCCGTCATCACCACCGTCGTCGGCGCAGCCGACAGCGCTTCCCGCTTCCCCTCTGCCTCCGACATGGAGTCCGTCCAGGGCTCCATCCAGCGTGCTGCTGCTCGTCTGGAAGCTGCTGAGAAACTGGCCGGTAACTACGACCAAGTTGCTCAGGAAGCTGTCGATGCTGTGTACAACCAGTACCCCAACGGAGCTACCGGCCGTCAGCCCCGCAAGTGCGCCACCGAAGGCAAAGAGAAGTGCAAGCGTGACTTCGTTCACTACCTGCGCCTGATCAACTACTGCCTGGTCACCGGCGGCACCGGCCCCCTGGATGAGCTAGCCATCAACGGTCAGAAGGAAGTGTACAAAGCACTCAGCATCGACGCTGGAACCTACGTTGCTGGTTTCTCCCACCTGCGTTCCCGCGGTTGCGCTCCTCGCGACATGAGTGCTCAAGCACTGACCGCTTACAACCAGCTGCTCGACTACGTTATCAACTCCCTGGGCTGATTATCAGTCCTTAACGGATTGGTATTTACGACTAGTCGTCTCAGGGGGTGAGCAAATAGCTCACCCCCTTTTTTTTAGCAGTAGCGAGAAAACTTCCTGCGAAGGAAAGAAACTCAACGACTCGATAGCGACATTAGATCGATCGGCGCCAATCCCCCAAAAGACAATCAGCCAGCCATAGTTAAACCTATCGCAATTATTGTCGATGATTGCTCGAGTGGTTGAATGCAGAAACTTGTAAAACCTGTTTCAAGCATTAAACCACTAAGGATCCTCCCGCTGTTCTGTAAAGTACCGCCTCAATTCGAGAGCGATCAGAATACTTGAAGGTCTCGACATCATCAATCACCTCCAAATCCTCATCATGCTCACCACACAAACTACTCCTGCAGGTATGTCTGCAGCAAATCGAACCAAATCCGCTTCGTATTCCACCTCCAGCAAAGCTGGAATGAATACTGTTGCCCGAACGGTGGCAGGTTCGATTGCAGAGTTTAAGCGGAACACTTGCTCATCTATGGGTCTCGGAATCGGCCCTCGACTCCACAGTGAGTGTCCATTCGGTTCGGTCTTTGATGAGTATCACCCCAACGATAGTGCGGCGTTGGAGCGCACAATCCGCGATAGCTATCGCCAGGTTTACGGGAACCTACCTCCAACGGAAAATGAGCGTTGCACCTCACTGGAAGCACGCCTCATGAATGGAGAAATAACGGTACGTGACTTCGTCAATGGTCTGGCCAAATCTCCTTTTTACAAAAAAAATTACTTCCACTCAGTCGCGCCCCAGCGAGGGATCGAACTGAACTTCAAACACCTCTTAGGGCGAGCTCCACTTAATCAGGCAGAAATTCAGGCCAGCATTAAGCTGCAGGCCGAACAGGGATTTGATGCTCTCATCGATAGCCTGACGGATGGGGCAGAATATGCCGAGGTCTTTGGTTCGGATATCGTCCCATACGTGCGGACTGCCGATTCTTATGCCGGAATGATGACGTCCTCCTTCAACATGATGAGGGAGCTTGCCAGCACCAAAGTAGCAGTTAGTGACAACGCTCAGGGATCCCGGAGCCGCACCGTTTCACCACTCGCCTTA
This window contains:
- a CDS encoding phycobilisome rod-core linker polypeptide → MASNQTSLGFGATTKWGDPVSFQRKGQAGQKPALTIGEFKKQSCDQMAIGVGPRSHADCPHRVTSECYSPEDNGALETVISASYRQVFGNAHVMNFERCTELEAQLRDGRLTVRDFIRGLAKSSFYKSRFFNSVAPQRGVELNVKHLLGRAPETQAEISAMITLQAEQGQGALIDSIVDSAEYLEVFGSDVVPYARSWSSPADLSTAAFPMLAALEKSFAGSDSARGGSPALTRSLASGIAPRISVPSQVVGVRPSASFTSGRFSSKAPGITSGNDSAPLRGDAYVTFGLGQREQETFQRCPGDSPDQLNALIRSAYKQVMGNPHLMEFERALSAESKFIDGYLSTREFVRAVGLSAEYKRRFFETNAPYRFIELNFKHFLGRAPQSQAEISEHTKILAEGGYEAEICSYVDSVEYQSIFGEDTIPYARILTENGRSQVAFNRHLSLAEGFAASDTVLSSSSLVSSVATGMVPSGWSATTTRINRTGTQSGAPDPTKKRFRIVVATQAARSRQRTAGNTYLVSGKDMSSQMKYIHARGGKIVSITEVM
- a CDS encoding phycobilisome rod-core linker polypeptide, with translation MTEPTTLASQPNVDTSHAAVVVQQTYRQVFGNRHLMELDVNSSIEALFMNGDLTVQGFVMALAQSDTYKKLFFETNSPYQFVELNFKHLLGRPPHDQVELMNHVRLLQDEGFEAEIASYVYSEEYLSAFGVDQIPYNRASESMVGGRTLNYTRSRVVDAGYAGYDSAERQSKLLQSLCSGNSPDVVDRKSVGNANSLTINWTSRRQVGANRRAVQKSVVNQTSMSATIRSILSQGGKILSIAKA
- a CDS encoding phycobiliprotein lyase, yielding MTIEQFVAQSVGQWRSMRSGHSLAFQQFEDVLSEVSIESIEKDDSAVQDLLSTATSHQGHSSDIVAPFRMEWSAESDWEPEDPSQVSSGSCLIIPLKKNDYSGILIRSVGYAESELAESTYQFLDDGTFLLTTHYEQSIAEERIWFVSDNVRCRSSVLKTSAGSGVLQTSFASEVRRVKA
- a CDS encoding chromophore lyase CpcT/CpeT, producing the protein MRNYSAIADFAKTLAGTFDNINQAQENPKDFARIKIFFRPLPWRIFRGPGFYSEQCYDYAPWDPYRQGIHRLVLDQNLFVMENFAFDNPRRLAGAGCNPELLDDLHSESLKRRCGCAMHFRSISPGHYVGNVEPGKSCLIPRDGKLTYLVSEVEVNQTSWISRDRGFDPENNAQVWGSEHGMLRFKKITSFSKEITNEWLELKT
- a CDS encoding CpeR family transcriptional regulator, with the translated sequence MVDYDKQMKTWIRSQHLICVGSDFIFETVDQTQLDKFETCIRAMGGRIRTVKAVGNWPMGPRRSFKILQATASVPRPGGEALVTYWAKKGSKTTRYSEISS
- a CDS encoding Nif11-like leader peptide family natural product precursor, giving the protein MTDSSSNVKQDLSLESFITMVRQDPDLKAEIKAALNQDDVIAIAASKGYEFDSLTILRRWSKHTDFTQDTWMGWFDE
- a CDS encoding Nif11-like leader peptide family natural product precursor; amino-acid sequence: MNTLPINEFIQAVVYDHSIATGLKACKTDQDIVDYAASKGFIFSPSEWQLHLSLDRKTLSDSELAKILVVPVEHWSWAFRKVALWRAMLMDGV
- a CDS encoding HEAT repeat domain-containing protein: MAERFDNLVEGLTEDRAMSVILADPETLDRPVDKYMAATRLGASDTEESLDVLIKAAELSPEHLFDRITRRKAIDALGRRKSTRALPTLFRSLSCTDEAAVINAVDAITKIGAPLTESNQGSLIKALDGEDIQKRAVIQAFCRLEINKAEEAIRPLANDQNPLVCGAAKAYLARVHKETSGLDDLVPQLIDPIAGRRRSAVIDLGDAGDVTRLEALVAAPVSMSLRARSAFQLVDPNKTCHVPDEYSELITQLLQDNPQHLKLRQEWVCPVDAIEIENNLQHRDEARQYGGALSLMNMDKRSRMELINEIKQKLWSDYVTHYYLTSVISLQGLSERSDLICLALAETIPQYTKSRIAAAWGCLRLRLTDQKPLLEELSVSANWLPLKWTCRQVLKQLS
- a CDS encoding C-phycoerythrin class 2 subunit beta; this encodes MLDAFSRAAVSADSSGSFIGGGELASLKSFIADGNKRLDAVNAITSNASCIVSDAVAGICCENTGLTAPNGGVYTNRKMAACLRDGEIVLRYVSYALLAGDASVLQDRCLNGLRETYAALGVPTGSASRAVAIMKAAAGALITNTNSQPKKMPVTTGDCSNIAGEAASYFDMVISAIS
- the mpeA gene encoding class 2 C-phycoerythrin subunit alpha, coding for MKSVITTVVGAADSASRFPSASDMESVQGSIQRAAARLEAAEKLAGNYDQVAQEAVDAVYNQYPNGATGRQPRKCATEGKEKCKRDFVHYLRLINYCLVTGGTGPLDELAINGQKEVYKALSIDAGTYVAGFSHLRSRGCAPRDMSAQALTAYNQLLDYVINSLG
- a CDS encoding phycobilisome rod-core linker polypeptide; the protein is MLTTQTTPAGMSAANRTKSASYSTSSKAGMNTVARTVAGSIAEFKRNTCSSMGLGIGPRLHSECPFGSVFDEYHPNDSAALERTIRDSYRQVYGNLPPTENERCTSLEARLMNGEITVRDFVNGLAKSPFYKKNYFHSVAPQRGIELNFKHLLGRAPLNQAEIQASIKLQAEQGFDALIDSLTDGAEYAEVFGSDIVPYVRTADSYAGMMTSSFNMMRELASTKVAVSDNAQGSRSRTVSPLALAASSAIKPVTFNYVALTKPAPKLPQQQYSGHQPPKQTDYVAFRPFGIHF